The Elaeis guineensis isolate ETL-2024a chromosome 5, EG11, whole genome shotgun sequence DNA segment AGTCTCCTGATTTTGTCAGCTCAGTTTCCAACTGAGCTGACCTAGTAGCAGTAGGTGGATAAATTAGTTTACTATTCATTTACAGTGAGTCGATTAAGtctcagacttagtcgacccattgtagTAAGCCGGCTCAGTCCAGGGGTGAGCCGACTaagttcagaataaaaaattttgcataaaatttgatgtaaattatttataaatttaaaattatttcaaacctaatagAAAtccatacttaattaagaattaagttgaatcatttagatttagaattttgaatttaagatctaatgatatttgcataaaatatgggttcatgagttagcctgatcaggtcctcttaattggattagacctaaagttagaatcaaagactaaaaattaaaaaaattgattaaatctaactaaaagttaaattagattaaattaagatatctctagagtcaatacaatagttgtagttggtcgagtctatatctttgattagatctaaatagactttgatctttattttgacagtttaatccaaatctataagctgatcgaattgaaattgattaaccaattggtgtctaaaataaatttgacagtcttaatcgatggtcattaattgggagctactcatttagattgagtctatggcgagttaatggcatattcctctcaccgatcttacttacctagccaacatgatgaattatattttgatcagatcatttaATGATTAGAGTTAACCCATGCTAGCTAGAAaattagtatgattgatttaggtgcccctagttcgacttgtctgtagtcctcttcataacttggtgaagtcagtaggaagaCTTGTGACTTATCAGCTGGACCAGCTTgtatctagtcttctttgatctaacttAATAAAATCAGTGGgggattatgattagctggtcaatctatttttttttcataaaaatatttaactaaatcttctaaaattattagatccctaaaaatgaaatagttatggtgataactagatcatagccttccattaaattggatgataatggatccaacagtttagatgatcattggaggtgccacatgcctgatgCTCATCttactgtcagaattatcattcataatatgatgatttaGATGTATTTTTCAGgcagtggtcaggttggccgagccacactcgagtctaatcattcatttgtcagatgcactgagttctgacatgttaatggttggacctaattaggaCTTGCAGAGATGGCTAAAGCCGACTAAAAAGTaacctggggcaaaattaattattaaaaattatttagaaaaataattagttaagaacctactcatAGGTGCGCAGgggttggtcaagccacactcgggctcaTGAATagcctgtgtggattctagtacctgctaagaaattaaagtaattccttgaattggagatagaggccaTCAAATTTgtgtaaaatagtgggagaacctttagattaaagttcatgtttttaggcttaatcaattcatatactaattagatttttgatttttctttataaagcTATGGCCACTACTTTGTTGCTCctatcactattggatagtgataaacTGATAGGACCCAATTttaatagttggtatcgaaaatgaAAAATTATCCTGAAGAACGAGTGGATCTTGTATGCACTGATAGATCCAGTACCTGAGCAGTCAGCTCCAAACTCTCACggtacggtccgagatacttatcagaagtggctcaataactGAACCATGGTGTGTTGTATTATGCTAGcggctatgaatgatgagttcagtcataggttTGAGAATACTCGGCTAgaggacatgcttcaaatgttgaacgaatcTTTTGGCACTTccaacgatgttgagaggcacaaaatGTGTTGTGCTATctttaatgctcgaatgagggaagggatgtcagtcactgatcatgtactatacatgatcgagttgattgaGCGtctgagcaaactcgactttctcctgcatgagcagctggaGAAAGATGTGATTTTAAACTTTCTGCCTAAATCCTTCCTCacattttttattcattatagaatgacaaagcctacagttaactaccatggtttgctggggTTGTTGTAGAACTTtaagaagaatcaccagctctacaaaaagtcagtgaatatagtgggaggatcttcttctagacgtcgaccctttaagaaagagaagaagaacaaaaaaaaataagaaggtgcagcatcGTGCTGGGGTATTTGTGTCCTGTCACATCAAAAaatccaagtccgatcagagttaggcagaatacttctactgtaagaagcaagagcactggaagagaaactgtacttagtgcattgcctccttggatccaaatagaccgaataagagaaagaagcatgctattgctggacaaggtaattatatgataacaccttataatttttctatttatgattctactatctgggtattagatatcaaaagtttttttaatatatgcaattcgttgtagggcctgtaggtcagtagaagatttaaaGAAGGAGAGAGATTTCTCTgaaatctatctttggcactgtaggctagatcatattaataagaacagaattaacaagttgactcaagagagaatctttgaagtcggtaattgtgaattacttccaacctatgagtcctgtctccttagaaaaatgatcaagtcatcttttattgaaaaaagtgaatgagctagtgaacttctaggtctaatacatactgatatatatggacctatgaacacaagtgctagaggtggatattactacttcattgtatttacagatgatctatcgaggtatgggtacatctacctaATGATGTAtaagtttgaattatttaaaatattcaaacggatccaaaatgaggtagaaaaataaactgaaaagagtattaaaactcttcgatcgaatcaaaaaggtgaatatctttctagtgagtttctgacctatttaaaagagaatgaaattctctctcaatggaccccttcTGAAATACCCCAACACAATGGTGTGTCAGAAAagaagaatcgaatcctgttagatatggttcggtccatgatgggctttgcaagtctgtcgatctttttttgaggatatgcactcgagtcggcttattATTTACTTAATAAAGTTTCgaataagtctgtaaataaaataccAAATAAGATATGGACATGACGTAAGTCGgtactctctcatcttagggtttggggtgtctggcttatgtcaagcatttgaaaatagacaagcttggatctaggtctgataaatatcaatttattagGTATCCGAAAGagactaaggggtattacttctatcttactgatgaacaaaaaatgTTCGTCAGCATTAGGatagtttttttgaaaaaaaagttccttggggaaggaactaatgccactaagattgaacttgatgaagttcgattggtagaagaaccgacacaatctaatgaacccacagagttagacttgattagatcaaatctgaaactcattgtagatgcaccattaaggagatccaatagagtaccacatcaattggacagatactacgattttttgatctgggatgatgattctattaaactcgatgagaacaatgaaaaTCTGATCATCTACATGAATGCTATGCAGAAGTCTAACTtcgataagtggctagaagtcatgaagttcgaaatagaatccatgaagatcaacaatgtatgaatattggttgacccacctgaatggGTAAAATCCATTAggcgtaagtggatcttcaaaaagaaaaggggcacagacgaaaagatgAAAATCTATAAAATCCATCTAGTTGCCGACGGTTATCATTagcgttatagtattgactatgacgagatatttttttctatgataatgctcaaatccattcgaattatgcttgcgatagcagcaacctggactatgagatctgataaatggtTGTGAAAatcgctttcctaaatggagagctggaagaaaatctagatctgacaaatggatgtgaaaattcaGATCTGACAACCTgaattcacatctacagatgagtctaaggtgtgcaagcttcatagatcaatttatggattgaagaaggcatctcaaagttggaacatacattttgataaggtgatcagaacgtatggcttcgttaagaacgaataacaaccctacatatacaagtgggttaataattctatggtagtatttcttattttatatgtggatgatattctcttaatcgagaatgatatccttgcattatagagaataaaaatttggttgtcatttcagttttctatgaaagacttagaagaagcatcctacatcttagggatgaagatctatagagatagatctaaaaggttgcttggattatctcagtccacgaacattgatactgtgctgaagcggttcagcatgaagaatttcaagaaagactatctatcgataggccatagaatttctctctcaaagagagattgttcgacaactcctcaagagagagagcatatgagtagaatttcatatgcttcgacagtgggatctattatatacgtcatgatatgtacaagatcgaatgtggcatactcactagggatagtgagcaaatactagtctgatctggatgagaactactagaaggtcgtaaagaccatccttaagtatttgaaaaatactaaggatcagtggcttgtttatggagaatctgacttaaaacttgtgggatttatcaatttcaattttcaatcagatcataatgacagcaagagcatgtcgggatacgTTTTTTTTCTGAATGATGGAGCGAtctactaaaaaagtttcaagcagcacatcatGACCGACTtaatttgcgaggtggagtatattacgATATCCAATGCtacaaaagaagctgtgtggttgtaAAAATTTATCGACAAACTCGAAGTGGTACCCTCCTTTGATGGTTCTATTTTATTGTACTGCGACAGTATTGGCGCCAttgctcaaatgaagaaaccgaAGTCCCATtaatgcaccaagcatattctgtactgctaccacctggtctggaagatcgtagatcaaggtgacgtcaagcttcagaagatcgatagaaaggagaacctaatcgatccatttactaaagtcctcggTGTCAAaaagttcgaagatcataaatcgaaaatggatatacgatactatatcgattggcttaagttcaagtgaaagttattgagaattgtgtcccaaaatcaatcatcaacctattgacggttgagctcatttttgtaaattgtatatgaattattattaataaatattatttaatttttttatcatattgtgTATACTTCTTTAATGAACTCCAGTGTTGTGAtgagtctttaagactattttaatcgataaagaaagatttattatttagtccttaaacttgttcgtgatcaaatgatgcgctattactagaacgatagtgattatcaagtataggtcattgtgtgccatatgggttgattatttttttaactaaggagtatagaaacactggtatggcatgcaagtaagatgtaagagtacatctcactgaacatgaccaactgtggcgtactctactgtcaagagtagctcataaaggatataggtataagtgtccctccaacctgagatcatcatggtgactggcaagcaattcactgtattTGGTACCagattatctgaatttctaattcaatgataaaagatttctggacatagtcaagtacttacaaaattgatgtgtgagtcaagatgggattgatccttctGGATTATAGGAgaaaatgcatcactatatttcaattcagtaagacctcgattgagataatccatgtgataaatttgaaagattgaaatacaagtggatgactcattcagggttgacagttaaactcaaGATCATCCTAAGTAttcagagtcaaaaggatgaattatgcagtaactatatgccaatgggttcttgaatattgttttACAATCtttcggcctatccagatgttgggtatcattgctagatggttattttgattggtacaaaaaattattcatatgctaccgacttatgttcgaacctatagaatcacactaaaaagaagtttctgattaatcatatggctgattaacgattgagaatcgttcaaggatatAATCGTCGattcgattaatgattaatcttatgcaaaaattatgataaattaattcactaagaattagtaaattataggaggattaattagtaattagattactgattagctcaatttaattgagtaatatagtttggatcaaatctaaatgaattagattcaattagatctgatccgattaggttatgagataacctaatcactaagggtatttgattcctgatttgatcaagatttggactcaattaatttttaattcaattaagatttaattgagttggttcagtgcctaattagattaggtcttgatgttgggtctaacctaatttagttaggatgaacctaattggatcaagacaagttcaaatgaagtttgaatttcaaattatcCCATGTGACACCTTTCTCCAGGCCAATTTCTTCATCACGCAAACATCAGATTTGTGTGAGAAATGTCTCATGCCTAAGCCCCTTCTGATGCCTCCCATGGAAAAGGAGTAGGTGgtttgagtttgaattcaaagagtttgaatttaaactaaaacaaccactttatccttatccttatccactcttaatGTCAACAATAAAAATGCctctattttgtgcgataaaaaaaagagagttttACCATGAGAATAATTTCTTAGATAGAGGGGGCATGAACAGAGAGGGGGCGGGTCCTTCTGTGCGACAGAAAAAGAGGATATCTGATTCCTCTTGGGGCGTGAGCGTTTGGGGTACCCTAGGGTCTCAACTTTAGGGTTTTAGGGAAGAGAGGATATTAAGAGAACAGAGTCTCCTCTTAGCACTTCTTCCTCCCTTTCATCTTCTCCTCTTGATCCATATTCAGATTTGAAAGAGTCCGGGAGATCCGAAAAAGGAACAAAATCAGCCATCTGCGGCCTTCGCGCGAGCTAGTACTCCCGGGGAAGGTCGATCAGTTTGGATCTTtgagtggaccatccgtagaggctggaCACTCTATGCAGCTGCCAGCAACCAGGAAGATCCCTCAAATCTATGTTTTCAATTGCGGCGATTAACTACCCGCACGAAGATAgtgagttttgaactcatctgatcagatctaaggattagatctaatctatggcgtccatgtgatcgatgcagattttttctttattttagattttaaatgcaTGTAaactcatatcatagatcctttattttttgtttacatatgatcttatgcatgcaatgtagattaaatagtttaatctaaactatttttgctgaaaattttaaaattacatgcataaaaCTGTCGGTTTTTTTTCTTCAGTTGGCACTTGGATACTCCGTCTGCTAGGATTACATGCTAGTATTTCAATACCCTATCAGTGGAGGTTATATATTAGTACTTCGATATCCTACCATTTGGGAGTTATGTGATGGTACTTTGACTGAACTCATATTTTGTCCTAGGTACAAGTATAAATATGACCATAGTTTATACCCATCAAGATGAATCGGATGTTTTTAAAGAAATTAGTTTATGAATAAACTATAAGTTTTGGAAAGGTTGAATTCATGTGCATATTATTTTGATAGTGCTCTATATTTTGAATTAACATActctatatatttattttcaatATACAATTATTGTTTGATTTATCTAGCTAGAGTGTTCATTATTTATTGGGTTGTTTAGCTCATTTTTCTATAGTTTACTATTTCTATGGATTCAAAGAACTCGCTTAACTCAAGGATTCATTATAAGAGAATAATTAGAAAcagaatttgatatctttattttagattaagatttattgaagTTTGATGTAAGCTTTTGGAATATTATTTagcaagatatttgatttagttatttaaattaaatttgaatgttaattattgattatttattttactATTTCTTTATGATATATGAGATTCTTTTCATACTTATGAGGAtagttttttatgagtatgctGTAGTTGCCGTGACTCCTAGCTTGCAATCTCAGGCTAGGAGTGTGATAGTTGCAAACAGGTTCCTTCATAAAATCTAGCCAAGATGCTATCCAACTCTTGGTTTGAATTGTGACCAAAGTTAGACTAATTTTTCTATTGAGGCTTGGAATTGCATTATTCATAATGCAAACAACCATAGATTAATCCTGATCTTACCACAGGCGCTTGCCAATAAATTGGATGATGTGTGTAAAACTGTGAATTGTTTGTTTCTGCAAGTCCATCCTTTTCACATGTAGTTTTATAGTACATGTAATTTTAGATAACTCTAGCAACAGCCaagtcatactttttctaatattATGACATATCATTTGCGGGAAAACCAGATGGTCAGTAATGCCTTTGCAAGATCGGTTTAAATCATTCTATTGCACCATAAAATAGACGTATAATTAGGAGTACTAATGCAAGAGTATTCAGGTTAACTTGATGTCGCTTCATTATATCATACGGTTGCACAGACTACAGATAATCTGAAGAAAGCCTGATGTTAGGCTACCCAGTCTGGAGTCTCTACCATGGGGCTCAGTATAGATGAGGCTGAATAACTGGTTGGATACAACTTAATTTTGAAACCAAAGTTAATCAGCTAATTTTTCTGCGGGAATTCAAGATTAAGCATGCATTAGCGATCATTCATATGCATGAAAACAGATGACTCCAGTTTTAGGTCTAGAATCCAGGCTTAACCTACATCCAACATGCGGCCAGCTGGAACTGCCCTTTGGACAATATACACTGACCTGAACGTCAAGAACTAAGAAAGTTAATTTCCATTTCTACTCCTGCGTTACATTCTTGCAAGCTTGCAAATGCACATCTTAATTTGCAAGTAAATCACATGTTCATGCAAACTAAATTCTGCATGCTGAAAATTGCGGTCAATGGTGCCAGAGACAGAGTCAAGGCAGATAAAAAGTTAAAGAGGCTTCTAACATTTTCTTTGGATCAGATATGACCTAGTTTGATCAAAAGAAACACAATTTGATCATAAGGATCATCAGAAGACACATGAGCAAGAGCATTAGAATTCATCCACAAGCATCTTTACTGGAGGGCAAAAGGCATGTCCTTAAGATTGTAGACTCATTAAATGCAGAAACATCAATAGTCAGGCAGTACAAGGCCTACTAGTGAGAAGTTGTCAAACGGTTACACATCAGAAGAGCACTGGTGTTGTTTCTGTTTTTACTTAAAAGGGAAAACATTGCGCTAGTCCATTCAAAGTAAACATCTGGAGATTGGTGTTGTTTCTGTATCTTcaagaaacaaaaggaaaaaaaaaaaagtctggcACTCTCAGAGCAGGTTCATCTTGCTGGGCTGGGACTGATGGTTCCAGGATCACCCTCTTCAGCACTCATCATGGTATTGGCATGCCACTTTGAGAATCCCTCAATAAGAGCTACCTGCATCCATGGATGCCTACATTGCTCCAGTGCTTCAGGAATGGTAAGCCATCTCCGCTGGCGCATGCTCTGTTCTGGCCATGAGCCAAGCTCCTCCTTGACATGCATAGCAAACATTGCAGCTTTGCACAGGCCATCTGGGCAAAACTCATCTTGATGACTTTTGCTTTTGAAGTAATAGAATCCCAAAAATTCCTGGATGGAAACACAAACCAATTCTTCAACTCAAACAATAAAAAGGAACAGCTGTCCAGGGCAAAAAACGAAACAAGTGTAGTCCATAGAACCCAAAAAACATGAACTCGAGCATCAGATGAAGAAAAAAACATCAGTAACAAATACAAACGAATCTGTACAGTGAGAATATAGGAAGATCAGCAAGTCTTATCTTTTAAATGTATGCTTTCCAATCAGTCGAAGTAAGGGTTAATACTCCGAGTAATGTATTTTTCCCAAACTCTTGCTTAAATAAATAGCTTTACATAGTTAAGAAAATAGCTATTAGCTATCATCTAAGAAAATAGCTATTAGCTATCATCCCCTTACCTAGTATTATGACTCTGCTTCATTTCAAATTCCATCAACATTTAATCCCTCCTCATGCTCCACCCTTCTTATTTCTTGATCTTTATAAACAGTTCAAGAATGCTCTGCTTGGCAGTTGAAGGCAAGGAAGGAAGATTTCGGGACTCTGCTTAGTGAACAGGTCAATTATTAAGGACCTTCAATCATTGTTGTGAGTCCTTCACTTTCGTTATATCGATGTCGGTTACCTCAAGAAATAGAAGGAGAGGTCTAATCAGACATGCTGCTTCTAACAGAGGGATTATATCCAAGAATCAGGATCCTCAAAGCTTCAGTAACCTCTGAACCATATCAGATGGGGTAACACCTATGTTTAGTCTCCTTGCTCCTTTATGACTGACCTTAAATTTTACCATGCCTCCAAGTACTTAGGGCTGCAAAACTACGATTACTGAAACCAATTAAATGCCCACATTTTAATGTGCAGATAACTATTTGCGCCTTTttgtaaattttaaacatattctaTGATCAATCCTGTAAAAGGATCAGATTTAAACCAGATCAGTCCAACTCTAACATATCACAGAAAATCTGATCTAAGTCGGAGATGATATGAACATTCAGTTTAAGTTCAACCCTGATTGGAGTATGTGAAGAATTTGATATCTGACCTAGTTCCCTCTTCTTTAcatcagttttttttttctttttctttgttgtgGTTTGGTGGCCAGGGCAGTGGAAAATGGTGAAGGCTGGTGCAAGACCCAACCTTCGGAGCCATCATATAGTTGGAGGGGGAGAAAGATAGGGGGAGAGCGAGGGACAGAGGCTTGGGTTAGGCCGTAGGTAGTTTATATGTATGACATAACAATGTTATGTCTTAGTCAAATTAGATTGGGTTGCCATGAGAGAAAGTCAACTCCTatccaaattcaaatccattGATTACCAGATCATTGTTAGATAACTGGATGCAACTCCCCTAGTAGATCAAGACCATcaattgaatttgaatgaaaatcagaTCTGTTGATAGGCTGAAGTGCAGTGCAAAAAACAACATCTAGAACATACTGCCTCCACTTCATCCATCCTAACtgatgtttcttctttcttctaaaGGTTCTGATGATTCATCAACATCTTAATGGGAGCCTAAAAGAAGCAGCTATTAATTTGTAGCAACCCTCATATTATGATCAGAAATATGTTGCGCGAGATAAAGCTCCTAGAAAAAGGATTATTAATCTTTGACCTTTGTTGTTTCTAGTTCTCTTTTACTAATTTTTCTCCTATACGTTGTCAATTAATTCACAAGTATCTCTTGCTCCTTTGCCCAAGAGAGAATGTACAGGGTATTAATAGGCAAATTCTACTGACATAGTTCCCCCTCAATTAGAAGAATACAACTTTGGAATTCCATATATGCAACTATAGGAGTGCTTATGGAcgtttatgacataaaatttccAGTGCTCATACACAAATTCAAGCAGCTGTACCATATTAGCTCATACACAACTTCTAGCAGCTGTACCATATTAACTCATACACACTTCTATCACCTGATCTCTAAATACCTAAGTGCACCACCCCCACCCATATGCCCTATTCCCAACTTAAAACTTTGACCCTCCCAAGATAAAATAAAGCTTGTTTGCCATGCCTAGGCACCACCCTGGCTCCAAGAACCCCTATCATCCAGAAATTCCCAACACCGCTCTCCCTCTGCCATCCTTTGCCTCCAACAGCCTTCCCTGCATCCCTCCACCTTGTAATTTTACTCATGGCTAGTCAGGATCCATAATTGAAGACAAAAATCCAATATTCTTAGAGATGGATTAGATGTTGTTTAGTCAGTTACAGTTACCAAATTACACATGGCTATCAATTTTGCTTTGAAACCACATAAAATATGACTCAAATCCAGCAACTGCCTCCCCTATATCAAATTGCACATGCCTTCTATATCTTTCGACATGTGTTGACTTGCTATTGTTAGGCCAATCCATACTGTGCACCTTGACTGCTAGACGCATTTTGTGCAATGTTAATATTATGCAGTGTTTTTACCTATCAGATGAAATTCAAAATGTAAGATTGGTTTATAAAATCATAACACAGATTTTGAAGACTCACATGGTTTTTCATCTTCACAGATCTTTAATAGTCAAAAGCAGGGGACAAAGTTTTCCTAGTCTCTTTCTCAATCTGTAAAATTTACATTTTTATTCAGAAGTTTGCACGTCTCCTATGTTGACCTGGGCCAAGTATCAACACTCTACACAACTGCATCGGATATTGGTGATATGATCGGGACACACAACATTTGAAACTATAAGCTTAACACAAATGGTCAAATGCATTACATTCTCAGTTTCTCACAACAAATGATATTAGTTAGTATTAATTTGGCAGCAAAATTAGCAGAATTTATTGCATGACTGAGATAGAGAATAGAGCAATACTAACATGCCAAACCATGTAATGTATTCCATTTGCTAAAAATTGAAACCATTTCAGAATGTCATTAACGTGATTGCACGCACATCATGGGGTAATCAAACATCAAATACTCAGATCTGTC contains these protein-coding regions:
- the LOC105033912 gene encoding nudix hydrolase 16, mitochondrial isoform X1; its protein translation is MCDLVARTGRHQQRYEAGCRLVAGCIPFKYRKCDESCGSKPKNIIEVLMINSQSGPGLLFPKGGWENDETVEEAAVREALEEAGIRGDIMEFLGFYYFKSKSHQDEFCPDGLCKAAMFAMHVKEELGSWPEQSMRQRRWLTIPEALEQCRHPWMQVALIEGFSKWHANTMMSAEEGDPGTISPSPAR
- the LOC105033912 gene encoding nudix hydrolase 16, mitochondrial isoform X2 translates to MCDLVARTGRHQQRCIPFKYRKCDESCGSKPKNIIEVLMINSQSGPGLLFPKGGWENDETVEEAAVREALEEAGIRGDIMEFLGFYYFKSKSHQDEFCPDGLCKAAMFAMHVKEELGSWPEQSMRQRRWLTIPEALEQCRHPWMQVALIEGFSKWHANTMMSAEEGDPGTISPSPAR